The Candidatus Methylomirabilota bacterium genome includes a region encoding these proteins:
- a CDS encoding 4Fe-4S dicluster domain-containing protein, translating to MAYPYPEAHPKWQFAFVFNTNRCIACQTCTMACKSTWTFSKGQEYMWWNNVETKPYGGYPQFWDMKILQLLDEAHNREGREAVWDASKKDGSKRPYGAYEGMTIFEAAKKRYGPEGGVRALGYIPKDEEWRFPNIYEDTATTPHEGVPEKWYGPDASSVLPEHKTWFFYLQRLCNHCTYPACLAACPRKAIYKRPEDGIVLIDQERCRGYRKCVEACPYKKPMFRGTTRVSEKCIACYPRIEGKDPHITPDGVPIETRCMSACVGRIRIQGLVRIDEKTGDWAEDHYNPIYYLVKVAKVGLPLYPQFGTEPNGYYIPPRWAPRPYLRQMFGPGVDEAIERYVAPDRELLAVLQLVRASQEIIFRYEIKEGPKVFETIHPVTGKKWEMYNDTVIGYDKNDREIIRQTVEEPKYIRPNVHFNSI from the coding sequence ATGGCCTATCCCTACCCGGAGGCCCATCCCAAGTGGCAGTTCGCCTTCGTCTTCAACACCAACCGGTGTATCGCCTGTCAGACCTGCACGATGGCCTGCAAATCCACCTGGACCTTCTCAAAGGGACAGGAGTACATGTGGTGGAACAACGTGGAGACGAAACCCTATGGTGGCTATCCCCAGTTCTGGGATATGAAGATCCTTCAGCTTCTCGATGAGGCCCATAACCGGGAGGGGAGGGAAGCGGTCTGGGATGCCTCCAAGAAGGACGGAAGCAAACGCCCCTACGGGGCCTACGAGGGGATGACGATCTTCGAGGCCGCAAAGAAGCGGTATGGGCCGGAGGGGGGTGTCCGGGCCCTCGGATACATCCCGAAAGACGAGGAGTGGCGCTTTCCCAACATCTATGAAGACACGGCAACCACGCCTCATGAAGGGGTGCCAGAGAAGTGGTATGGTCCGGATGCCTCGTCAGTGCTTCCCGAGCACAAGACCTGGTTTTTCTATCTCCAGCGGCTTTGCAACCACTGCACCTACCCGGCCTGTCTCGCGGCTTGTCCGAGAAAGGCGATCTACAAAAGACCGGAAGATGGGATCGTCTTGATTGATCAGGAGCGGTGCCGGGGCTATCGAAAATGTGTTGAGGCCTGCCCCTATAAGAAGCCGATGTTTCGGGGAACGACAAGGGTTTCGGAAAAATGCATTGCCTGCTATCCCCGAATCGAGGGAAAGGATCCTCACATCACCCCCGATGGCGTTCCTATTGAGACCCGGTGCATGTCGGCCTGTGTCGGGAGGATCCGTATCCAGGGCCTGGTCCGCATTGATGAGAAGACCGGAGATTGGGCGGAGGACCACTATAACCCGATCTACTACCTGGTCAAGGTGGCAAAGGTCGGCCTTCCCCTGTATCCCCAGTTCGGGACCGAGCCGAATGGCTACTACATCCCTCCACGGTGGGCGCCCCGGCCCTACCTACGACAGATGTTCGGTCCTGGGGTAGATGAGGCGATTGAGAGGTATGTGGCCCCTGACCGGGAGCTGCTGGCAGTGCTCCAGCTCGTCCGCGCCAGTCAGGAGATCATCTTCCGGTATGAGATCAAGGAAGGTCCGAAGGTCTTCGAGACGATCCATCCCGTAACCGGCAAGAAATGGGAGATGTATAACGACACGGTGATCGGCTACGACAAGAATGATAGGGAGATTATCCGGCAGACGGTGGAGGAGCCGAAGTATATCCGGCCCAATGTCCACTTTAACTCTATTTAG